One window of Nocardia sp. NBC_00508 genomic DNA carries:
- a CDS encoding UTP--glucose-1-phosphate uridylyltransferase, protein MSIRKAVIPAAGIGSRLLPLTKAIPKEMLPVGDKPVIEHTVRELVASGITDITIVVSGGKSLIQDHFRPNPALVAQLRADGKTAFADAVEEVGELSRLGHITYLDQHGPYGNGTPVLNAARNLGDEPMLVLWPDDVFVAEVPRAQQLIDAYEATGAPVLALMPMDPADSQRYGVPVVADDHGNGLLRITGLREKPKPKDAPSSFAAIGGYVVTPGIIDELRAQTDAWYEHRTGEVYLTDAINVHAANNSVFGQVIRGRWYDTGNPADYLVAQFASALAHPQYGPLLRTLADGLDD, encoded by the coding sequence ATGAGTATCCGCAAGGCCGTCATCCCGGCCGCCGGTATCGGCTCCCGGCTGCTTCCGCTGACCAAGGCGATCCCCAAGGAGATGCTGCCGGTCGGTGACAAGCCGGTGATCGAGCACACGGTCCGCGAGCTGGTCGCCTCGGGCATCACCGACATCACCATCGTGGTCAGCGGCGGAAAATCATTGATCCAGGATCACTTCCGCCCCAACCCGGCGCTGGTGGCCCAGCTACGCGCGGACGGAAAGACCGCCTTCGCCGACGCGGTCGAGGAGGTCGGCGAGCTGTCCCGGCTCGGCCACATCACCTACCTCGACCAGCACGGCCCGTACGGCAACGGCACCCCGGTGCTCAACGCCGCCCGCAATCTCGGCGACGAGCCGATGCTGGTGCTGTGGCCCGACGACGTGTTCGTGGCCGAGGTGCCCCGCGCCCAGCAGCTCATCGACGCCTACGAGGCCACCGGAGCGCCCGTCCTGGCGCTGATGCCGATGGACCCGGCCGACTCACAGCGCTACGGCGTGCCGGTGGTGGCCGACGACCACGGCAACGGCCTGCTGCGCATCACCGGATTGCGCGAGAAGCCGAAGCCGAAAGACGCGCCGTCGTCTTTCGCCGCGATCGGCGGCTACGTGGTCACGCCCGGAATCATCGACGAGCTGCGCGCCCAGACCGATGCGTGGTACGAGCACCGCACCGGGGAGGTGTACCTCACCGACGCGATCAACGTGCACGCCGCGAACAACTCGGTGTTCGGCCAGGTGATCCGCGGCCGCTGGTACGACACCGGCAATCCGGCCGACTACCTGGTCGCGCAATTCGCGTCCGCGCTGGCGCATCCGCAGTACGGCCCACTGCTGCGCACCCTCGCCGACGGCCTCGACGACTGA
- a CDS encoding IS110 family transposase, whose protein sequence is MAFAGWDWGSTTHDVTVIDDAGGKIERFPVPHTEDGIARALARLACYGGPGELPVAIETTRGLVVDRLLTAGHPVIPVHPNAFHAARPRWGAARAKNDPGDGFKLADYARTDGHRLPVLAPTLPQTLELQALTRQRGDHLGMRIAAVNQLAALLDTHWPGGRTIFASLHSPIALAFLDRYPSPQAAAGLTAARLEAFCRRHHYSGRRPGTELLARLREAPTSASRLGEPVIAQLVRAQTGLVRSIQTSIDALDAVIADALAAHPYARLLADLPRVGTLNLAQIIGEVGPILERANSFDQLAAETGIAPVTRSSGKIHTVAFRHATNQRARQALVTWIDNSRRASDWADQRYTAARARGQRHPHAIRTLGRAWLRIIWACWRTKTCYDPTKKQPTQQPIAA, encoded by the coding sequence GTGGCGTTCGCCGGCTGGGACTGGGGCAGCACCACTCACGACGTGACCGTGATCGACGATGCCGGTGGCAAGATCGAACGCTTCCCGGTGCCGCATACTGAAGACGGCATCGCTCGCGCGTTGGCACGGCTGGCCTGCTACGGCGGGCCCGGTGAGTTGCCGGTGGCAATCGAGACCACCCGCGGGCTGGTCGTGGACCGGCTGCTGACCGCCGGGCATCCGGTGATTCCGGTGCACCCCAACGCTTTTCATGCCGCTCGCCCCCGTTGGGGCGCCGCCCGCGCCAAGAACGATCCCGGCGATGGGTTCAAGCTGGCCGACTACGCCCGCACCGACGGCCACCGGCTGCCGGTACTGGCCCCGACCCTGCCGCAAACGCTCGAACTGCAGGCATTGACCCGTCAGCGCGGCGACCACCTGGGCATGCGCATCGCCGCGGTCAATCAACTCGCCGCGCTGCTGGACACGCACTGGCCCGGAGGCAGGACGATCTTCGCCAGCCTGCACTCGCCGATCGCGCTGGCGTTCCTGGACCGCTACCCGAGCCCGCAGGCCGCTGCTGGGCTCACCGCGGCCCGCCTCGAGGCGTTCTGCCGCCGCCACCACTACAGCGGCCGCCGTCCCGGCACCGAGCTGCTCGCCCGGCTGCGCGAGGCACCCACATCGGCCAGCAGGCTCGGCGAGCCGGTCATCGCGCAGCTGGTCCGCGCCCAGACCGGGCTCGTCCGCTCGATCCAAACCAGCATCGACGCACTCGACGCCGTGATCGCCGACGCTCTCGCCGCACACCCCTACGCCAGATTGCTGGCCGATCTGCCCCGCGTCGGCACACTGAACCTGGCCCAGATCATCGGCGAGGTCGGCCCAATCCTGGAGCGCGCCAACAGCTTCGATCAACTCGCCGCCGAAACCGGCATCGCCCCGGTCACCCGCTCCTCCGGCAAAATCCACACCGTCGCCTTCCGCCACGCCACCAACCAGCGAGCCAGACAAGCCTTGGTGACCTGGATCGACAACAGCCGCCGCGCCAGCGACTGGGCAGACCAGCGCTACACCGCCGCCCGCGCCCGCGGCCAACGACACCCCCACGCCATCCGCACCCTCGGCCGCGCCTGGCTGCGCATCATCTGGGCTTGCTGGCGCACCAAAACCTGCTACGACCCCACCAAAAAACAACCGACTCAACAACCGATCGCCGCATAG
- the ftsZ gene encoding cell division protein FtsZ, with the protein MTPPHNYLAVIKVVGIGGGGVNAVNRMIEQGLKGVEFIAVNTDAQALLMSDADVKLDVGRELTRGLGAGADPEVGRKAAEDHKDEIEEVLKGADMVFVTAGEGGGTGTGGAPVVAQIARKLGALTIGVVTRPFSFEGKRRGNQAEVGINLLRESCDTLIVIPNDRLLQLGDAAVSLMDAFRSADEVLLNGVQGITDLITTPGLINVDFADVKSVMSGAGSALMGIGSARGEGRSVKAAESAINSPLLEASMDGAHGVLLSIAGGSDLGLFEINEAASLVQEAAHIEANIIFGTVIDDSLGDEVRVTVIAAGFDGGGPARRTFDTASRGTIGSARSGELGHRSVGEIAARGTDSSASTSGTSTSGRGAVPSYRDAERPRTLAEPTATTTPRSNITPPDAGDDDDDVDVPSFMRRG; encoded by the coding sequence ATGACGCCCCCGCACAACTACCTTGCGGTGATCAAGGTCGTCGGTATCGGCGGCGGCGGTGTGAATGCCGTCAACCGGATGATCGAGCAGGGACTCAAAGGTGTCGAGTTCATCGCGGTCAACACCGACGCCCAGGCGCTGCTGATGAGCGATGCCGACGTCAAGCTCGACGTCGGCCGGGAGCTGACCCGCGGTCTAGGGGCCGGCGCGGACCCGGAGGTCGGCCGCAAGGCGGCCGAGGACCACAAGGACGAGATCGAAGAGGTGCTCAAGGGCGCCGACATGGTCTTCGTGACCGCGGGCGAGGGCGGTGGCACCGGCACCGGGGGCGCCCCGGTCGTCGCGCAGATCGCGCGCAAGCTCGGCGCGCTCACCATCGGCGTGGTCACGCGCCCGTTCTCGTTCGAAGGCAAGCGGCGCGGCAACCAGGCCGAGGTGGGCATCAACTTGCTGCGCGAGTCGTGCGACACGCTGATCGTCATTCCGAACGACCGGCTGCTGCAGCTCGGCGACGCGGCGGTGAGCCTGATGGACGCCTTCCGTTCCGCCGACGAGGTGCTGCTCAACGGTGTGCAGGGCATCACCGACCTGATCACCACCCCCGGTCTGATCAATGTCGACTTCGCCGACGTCAAGAGCGTGATGTCCGGCGCGGGCAGCGCGCTGATGGGTATCGGTTCGGCGCGCGGCGAGGGCCGCTCGGTGAAGGCGGCCGAGTCGGCGATCAATTCGCCCCTGCTGGAGGCGTCCATGGACGGCGCGCACGGGGTGCTGCTGTCCATCGCGGGCGGCTCGGACCTGGGTCTGTTCGAGATCAACGAGGCGGCGTCTCTGGTGCAGGAGGCCGCGCACATCGAGGCCAACATCATCTTCGGCACCGTGATCGACGACTCGCTCGGCGACGAAGTGCGGGTCACCGTGATCGCGGCGGGCTTCGACGGCGGCGGGCCTGCCCGGCGCACCTTCGACACCGCGAGCCGGGGGACCATCGGTTCGGCGCGCTCGGGTGAGCTCGGGCACCGCAGCGTCGGCGAGATCGCGGCTCGCGGAACCGACAGCTCGGCGAGTACCTCCGGCACCAGCACCTCCGGCCGCGGCGCGGTGCCGAGTTACCGGGACGCCGAGCGGCCGCGCACCTTGGCCGAGCCGACCGCCACGACCACCCCGCGATCGAACATCACGCCGCCGGACGCCGGCGACGATGACGACGACGTCGACGTGCCATCGTTCATGCGCAGGGGCTGA
- a CDS encoding C40 family peptidase, whose amino-acid sequence MPSRPLRRTALGFLLSIIATLMLAGTAWCDTGSASGFGLGNGSGSASGISPGSATSGSAGIPLPVPSATGLLALAAATTQLGKPYEWGGTGPFSWDCSGLVQWAFRQAGVKLPRTTWQQAKVGTPVPRAILMPGDVVVLNQDGSHVGIYAGMGQVLNAYGSGVPVGFTPLKQFDIYAIRRF is encoded by the coding sequence GTGCCGAGCAGACCATTGCGCCGTACCGCACTCGGATTCTTGCTATCGATCATCGCGACTCTCATGCTCGCCGGGACCGCCTGGTGCGACACCGGCAGCGCCTCCGGCTTCGGGCTGGGCAATGGATCCGGGTCGGCGTCCGGCATCAGTCCCGGCAGTGCTACCAGCGGCTCGGCGGGGATACCGCTGCCGGTGCCCAGTGCGACCGGACTCTTGGCGCTGGCGGCGGCGACGACACAGCTCGGCAAACCATACGAGTGGGGCGGTACCGGACCGTTCAGCTGGGACTGCTCGGGTCTGGTGCAGTGGGCGTTCCGGCAGGCCGGGGTGAAACTTCCGCGCACGACCTGGCAGCAGGCCAAGGTGGGCACCCCGGTCCCGCGGGCCATTCTCATGCCCGGCGATGTGGTGGTGCTGAACCAGGACGGTTCGCACGTCGGCATCTACGCCGGTATGGGCCAGGTGCTGAATGCCTATGGCTCGGGTGTGCCGGTCGGCTTCACCCCTCTCAAGCAATTCGACATCTACGCCATTCGCCGCTTCTGA
- a CDS encoding cell division protein SepF encodes MSTLHKFKAYFGMVPLEDYEDDYVDDRAPRGVDDRGARRPRPRDYSERDGYADRYGEDRYGADRFDDVDYPEPAYKSPYKAGYSVSRRDDYADEPYGDDRYEAPRRPTRIDSGPSGRFRAGGSAPTLRGATRGALAVDPDAEERRLEERVRPEPAPVRRPGIFEDGGPLSKITTLRPRDYSEARIIGERFREGNPVIMDLVDLSNADAKRLVDFAAGLAFALRGSFDKVATKVFLLSPADVDVSAEERRRIAETGFYNQK; translated from the coding sequence ATGAGCACGCTGCACAAGTTCAAGGCGTACTTCGGCATGGTTCCGCTCGAGGATTACGAAGACGACTACGTCGACGATCGTGCCCCCCGCGGGGTGGACGACCGTGGCGCTCGTCGGCCCCGGCCCCGTGACTACTCCGAGCGCGACGGCTATGCCGACCGCTATGGCGAAGATCGGTACGGCGCAGACCGTTTCGACGACGTCGACTACCCCGAGCCCGCCTACAAGTCGCCCTACAAGGCGGGATACTCGGTGTCACGACGCGACGACTACGCCGACGAGCCGTACGGCGACGATCGTTACGAGGCGCCGCGGCGCCCCACCCGGATCGACTCCGGCCCATCGGGCCGGTTCCGGGCGGGCGGGAGCGCGCCGACGCTGCGCGGTGCCACCCGTGGCGCGCTCGCCGTCGATCCCGACGCCGAGGAGCGCAGGCTGGAGGAGCGCGTGCGTCCCGAGCCCGCCCCGGTGCGGCGGCCCGGGATCTTCGAGGACGGAGGCCCCTTGTCCAAGATCACGACGCTGCGCCCGCGCGACTACAGCGAGGCTCGGATCATCGGCGAGCGCTTCCGTGAGGGCAACCCGGTGATCATGGACCTGGTGGATCTGAGCAACGCCGACGCCAAGCGGCTGGTCGACTTCGCCGCGGGTCTGGCCTTCGCGCTGCGCGGATCGTTCGACAAGGTGGCGACGAAAGTGTTCCTGCTCTCACCGGCGGATGTCGACGTATCAGCCGAAGAACGCAGACGTATCGCGGAAACCGGCTTCTACAACCAGAAATAA
- the pgeF gene encoding peptidoglycan editing factor PgeF, whose amino-acid sequence MTVVPTTTVRRVTTTRAGGYSAPPYDSFNLGDHVGDDPAAVRRNRDRLADGIGLLPERLVWMEQIHGRNVEIVDGPRAEPVPATDALVTTVPGLALVVLSADCVPILLSDDEVGVIAAVHAGRVGARIGIVPRVLEAMVSAGARLDRVGAFLGPAASGRQYEVPAAMRDDVEAHLPGSATTTVRGTPGLDLRAGISRQLREAGITGIAVDPRCTIEDRTLFSHRRGAPTGRIGGVIWMEATA is encoded by the coding sequence ATGACTGTTGTGCCGACTACGACCGTTCGACGGGTCACCACGACCAGGGCCGGTGGCTACTCGGCGCCGCCTTACGACTCGTTCAACCTCGGCGACCACGTGGGCGACGATCCCGCCGCGGTGCGGCGGAACCGGGATCGGCTGGCGGACGGGATCGGCCTGCTGCCCGAGCGCCTGGTCTGGATGGAACAGATCCACGGCCGCAACGTCGAAATCGTCGACGGCCCGCGCGCCGAGCCGGTGCCCGCGACCGACGCTCTCGTGACCACCGTGCCCGGCCTCGCGCTCGTCGTGCTCTCCGCCGACTGCGTGCCGATCCTGCTGTCCGACGACGAGGTCGGCGTGATCGCCGCGGTGCACGCCGGGCGCGTCGGCGCCCGCATCGGCATCGTGCCGCGCGTGCTGGAGGCGATGGTGTCGGCAGGCGCGCGCCTGGATCGCGTCGGCGCCTTTCTCGGGCCCGCCGCGTCCGGCCGTCAATACGAGGTCCCCGCCGCGATGCGCGACGATGTCGAAGCACACCTGCCGGGCAGCGCGACCACGACTGTTCGTGGAACTCCCGGTCTCGATCTGCGTGCGGGCATTTCCCGCCAGCTCAGGGAGGCCGGGATCACCGGGATCGCCGTGGACCCCCGCTGCACCATCGAGGACCGCACGCTGTTCAGCCATCGCCGCGGCGCACCGACCGGCCGGATCGGCGGGGTGATCTGGATGGAGGCCACCGCATGA
- a CDS encoding YggS family pyridoxal phosphate-dependent enzyme: MTAGAETAAVSRALAVRTAELSGNLSGLLARIDAACRGTGRAAETVRLLPVTKFFPASDVAILHRLGRREFGESREQEAAAKVAALREEDLSGIRWHMIGRLQRNKARAVARWAQTVHSVDSERLATALDAGALAALEAGDRTEPVRVLLQVSLDDDPSRGGVASGDLAALAEQVAAAPGLCLSGLMAIPPLGAESDAAFARLATLHTRLLADHPDATELSAGMSGDLESAIEHGATVVRVGTALMGARPITSA; the protein is encoded by the coding sequence ATGACCGCCGGGGCCGAAACCGCGGCGGTGAGCCGAGCGCTCGCGGTCCGGACAGCTGAACTGTCCGGCAATCTGTCGGGCCTGCTCGCGCGGATCGACGCGGCCTGTCGCGGGACGGGACGGGCGGCGGAGACGGTGCGGCTGCTGCCGGTGACGAAATTCTTCCCCGCCTCCGACGTGGCGATCCTGCACCGGCTCGGTCGGCGCGAGTTCGGGGAGTCGCGGGAGCAGGAGGCTGCCGCCAAGGTGGCGGCACTGCGTGAGGAAGACCTCTCCGGCATCCGCTGGCACATGATCGGGCGGCTGCAGCGGAACAAAGCACGGGCGGTGGCCCGCTGGGCGCAGACCGTCCACTCGGTCGACAGCGAACGCCTGGCAACCGCACTGGACGCCGGTGCGCTGGCCGCGCTGGAGGCGGGGGACCGTACCGAACCGGTCCGGGTGTTGCTCCAGGTGAGCCTGGATGACGACCCCTCGCGCGGCGGTGTCGCGTCGGGCGATCTCGCCGCGCTCGCCGAACAGGTAGCTGCCGCGCCGGGATTGTGTTTGTCGGGTCTGATGGCGATTCCGCCCCTGGGGGCTGAGTCTGATGCGGCATTTGCACGACTTGCGACGTTGCACACTCGGTTGCTCGCCGATCATCCGGATGCGACAGAACTTTCCGCGGGAATGTCCGGAGATCTGGAATCCGCAATCGAACACGGTGCGACGGTTGTGCGTGTCGGTACCGCCTTGATGGGTGCGCGACCGATAACCTCGGCGTAG
- the wag31 gene encoding DivIVA-like cell division protein Wag31 — protein MPLTPADVHNVAFSKPPIGKRGYNEDEVDAFLDLVEQELSRLIEENADLRQRVAELDAELADAKKNRGPAVASTVKAQVPQAPPPQPEPIKPPVPAAPPAPMPAAPMAKDASADANLQAAKVLSLAQEMADRLTSDAKAEAEGLLSNARANSERLVGDARTRSEAMIADARQKSDALLSDAQTRSDSQLRQAKEKADALQADAERKHTEIMATITQQRSVLESRIEQLKTFEREYRVRLKSYLESQLEELENRGSAVPVDGGEAFVDANTANNLAPASFAKGGK, from the coding sequence ATGCCGCTGACCCCAGCCGATGTGCACAACGTCGCGTTCAGCAAACCGCCGATCGGGAAGCGCGGCTACAACGAGGATGAAGTCGACGCGTTCCTGGATCTCGTGGAGCAGGAGCTCTCGCGTCTGATCGAGGAGAACGCCGATCTGCGCCAGCGGGTCGCCGAACTCGATGCGGAACTGGCCGACGCCAAGAAGAACCGCGGCCCCGCCGTGGCGAGCACCGTGAAAGCGCAGGTGCCGCAGGCTCCCCCGCCGCAGCCGGAGCCGATCAAGCCGCCGGTCCCCGCCGCGCCGCCGGCCCCGATGCCCGCCGCGCCGATGGCCAAGGACGCGAGCGCGGATGCGAATCTGCAGGCGGCCAAGGTGCTCAGCCTCGCCCAGGAGATGGCGGATCGGCTGACCAGCGACGCCAAGGCCGAAGCGGAGGGCTTGCTGTCGAATGCCAGGGCGAATTCCGAGCGACTGGTGGGCGACGCCCGCACCCGGTCGGAGGCCATGATCGCCGACGCCCGCCAGAAGTCGGACGCGCTGCTGTCGGACGCGCAGACCCGCTCGGACAGCCAGCTGCGCCAGGCCAAGGAGAAGGCCGACGCGCTGCAGGCCGATGCCGAGCGCAAGCACACCGAGATCATGGCGACCATCACCCAGCAGCGCAGCGTGCTGGAGAGCCGGATCGAGCAGCTCAAGACGTTCGAGCGGGAATACCGGGTGCGGTTGAAGTCGTACCTGGAGTCGCAGCTCGAGGAGCTGGAGAACCGCGGCTCGGCCGTCCCGGTCGACGGCGGCGAAGCGTTCGTCGACGCCAACACGGCGAACAACCTCGCGCCCGCCTCGTTCGCCAAGGGCGGCAAGTAG
- a CDS encoding YggT family protein yields the protein MALFAVLYFVLFIFWLLLISRVIVEFIRSFARDWRPTGVVVVVLEVIFTITDPPVKLLRRLIPPVSLGGIRLDLSIMVLLFIVFILMSIVGRLGQPVAPV from the coding sequence GTGGCCTTGTTCGCGGTGCTGTACTTCGTACTGTTCATCTTCTGGCTGTTGCTGATCAGCCGGGTGATCGTCGAGTTCATCCGTAGCTTTGCCCGAGACTGGCGTCCTACCGGTGTCGTGGTCGTCGTCCTGGAGGTGATCTTCACGATCACCGACCCTCCGGTGAAACTCCTGAGGCGGTTGATCCCCCCGGTGTCGTTGGGGGGAATTCGCCTGGATCTGTCGATAATGGTGCTGCTTTTCATCGTGTTCATCCTGATGTCGATCGTGGGCAGGCTCGGACAGCCGGTAGCTCCGGTGTGA
- the ileS gene encoding isoleucine--tRNA ligase codes for MADHTSSNSAYPRVDLGVGNGTSFPEMERRVLDAWAAADTFRSSIENRSGAAEFVFYDGPPFANGLPHYGHLLTGYVKDVVPRFQTMRGKRVERRFGWDCHGLPAEIEAEKQLGITDKSQIDAMGLAEFNAACKSSVLRYTGEWRDYVTRQARWVDFDNDYKTLDTDFMESVMWAFKSLYDKGLIYQGFRVLPYSWYEQTPLSNQETRLDDAYKMRQDPAVTVDMALRVPAEHPLHELDGANALIWTTTPWTLPSNLAIAVHPEFTYVHLRGKDGKRYLVAAERVSHYAREFGEEPEVLSEHLGAALAELRYEPPFDFFAGHPNAHRVLNADYVTTDSGTGIVHLAPAFGEEDMEVASSHGIELVQPLDPGGKFTSMVPPYEGLMVFDANPVIIKDLKAAGKLLRHETIEHSYPHSWRSGQPLIYMAVPSWFVAVTKFRERMVELNKQITWVPEHIRDGQFGKWLEGARDWNISRNRYWGSPIPVWVSDDPAYPRVDVYGSLDELERDFGVRPTDLHRPMIDELTRPNPDDPTGDSTMRRVPEVLDCWFESGSMPYAQVHYPFENKEWFDSHFPGDFIVEYNGQTRGWFYTLHVLATALFDAPAFDTVAAHGIVLGDDGLKMSKSKGNYPDVNEVFDRDGSDAMRWFLMSSPILRGGNLIVTERGIREGVGHALRPLWNAWTFLQLYATEPGTWRTDSPHVLDRYILAKLAQTRDVITEAMEVYDIAGACEELRAFADALTNWYVRRSRSRFWSEDRAAVDTLHTVLEVVTRLAAPLLPLITEVIWRGLTGGDSVHVADWPKEGELPDDPELVAAMDEVRVVCSTVLSLRKAQNLRVRLPLAEVTIAAADAERLAPFTDIIADEVNVKKVDLTTDVDVHGRFELVVNARAAGPRLGKDVQTVIKAVKAGEWAEDADGLVQAAGIALLPEEYTQRLVAAEPESTAALPGNAGLVVLNSVVTEELEAEGWARDLIRDLQETRKSSGLDVSDRITVVLEVPADRAAWAESHRDLIAGEILATTLTFGDAGPEAADLVGGVRAKVTKA; via the coding sequence ATGGCGGACCACACTTCCAGCAACAGCGCGTACCCGCGCGTCGACCTGGGCGTCGGCAACGGGACGTCGTTCCCCGAGATGGAGCGCCGCGTGCTCGACGCGTGGGCGGCCGCCGACACCTTCCGCTCCAGCATCGAAAACCGTTCCGGCGCAGCGGAGTTCGTCTTCTACGACGGCCCGCCCTTTGCCAACGGTCTGCCGCATTACGGACATTTGCTCACCGGATACGTCAAGGACGTCGTCCCACGTTTCCAGACCATGCGCGGTAAGCGGGTGGAACGGCGATTCGGTTGGGACTGCCACGGATTGCCTGCGGAAATCGAAGCCGAAAAGCAGCTCGGTATCACGGACAAATCACAGATCGACGCGATGGGGCTCGCGGAATTCAACGCGGCCTGCAAATCCTCGGTGCTGCGCTACACCGGGGAATGGCGCGACTATGTGACGCGTCAGGCCCGCTGGGTCGACTTCGACAACGACTACAAGACACTCGACACCGACTTCATGGAGTCGGTGATGTGGGCGTTCAAGTCGCTCTACGACAAAGGCCTGATCTATCAGGGCTTCCGGGTGCTGCCCTACAGCTGGTACGAGCAGACGCCGCTGTCGAATCAGGAGACCCGCCTCGACGACGCGTACAAGATGCGTCAGGACCCGGCGGTCACCGTCGACATGGCGCTGCGGGTACCGGCCGAGCATCCGCTGCACGAACTCGACGGTGCCAACGCACTGATCTGGACCACCACGCCGTGGACGCTGCCGTCGAACCTGGCGATCGCGGTGCATCCCGAGTTCACCTATGTGCACCTGCGGGGCAAGGACGGAAAGCGGTACCTGGTTGCCGCCGAACGTGTGTCGCACTACGCCCGCGAATTCGGCGAGGAACCGGAAGTGCTGTCGGAGCATCTCGGCGCCGCGCTGGCCGAGCTGCGCTACGAGCCGCCGTTCGACTTCTTCGCCGGGCACCCGAACGCGCACCGCGTGCTGAACGCCGACTATGTCACCACCGACTCCGGTACCGGCATCGTGCACCTCGCACCGGCCTTCGGTGAGGAGGACATGGAGGTCGCGAGCTCGCACGGCATCGAGCTGGTGCAGCCGCTGGATCCGGGTGGCAAGTTCACCTCGATGGTCCCGCCGTACGAGGGCCTGATGGTATTCGACGCCAACCCGGTGATCATCAAGGATCTCAAGGCCGCGGGAAAGCTGTTGCGGCACGAGACGATCGAGCACTCCTACCCGCACAGCTGGCGCTCCGGGCAACCGCTGATCTACATGGCCGTGCCGTCCTGGTTCGTCGCGGTCACCAAGTTCCGGGAACGGATGGTCGAGCTGAACAAGCAGATCACCTGGGTGCCCGAGCACATCCGCGACGGCCAGTTCGGCAAGTGGCTGGAGGGTGCGCGGGACTGGAACATCAGCCGCAACCGCTACTGGGGCAGCCCCATCCCGGTGTGGGTGTCCGACGATCCGGCCTATCCGCGCGTCGACGTGTACGGCTCGCTGGACGAACTGGAACGCGACTTCGGCGTGCGCCCGACCGATCTGCACCGTCCGATGATCGACGAGCTCACCCGGCCGAACCCCGACGACCCGACCGGAGACTCCACCATGCGCCGGGTGCCCGAGGTGCTGGACTGCTGGTTCGAGTCCGGCTCGATGCCGTATGCCCAGGTGCACTACCCGTTCGAGAACAAAGAGTGGTTCGACAGCCACTTCCCCGGTGATTTCATCGTCGAGTACAACGGGCAGACCCGCGGCTGGTTCTACACGCTGCACGTGCTCGCGACCGCACTATTCGATGCCCCGGCTTTCGATACCGTTGCCGCGCACGGCATCGTGCTCGGCGACGACGGGCTGAAGATGAGCAAGTCCAAGGGCAACTACCCGGATGTGAACGAGGTGTTCGACCGGGACGGCTCCGACGCCATGCGCTGGTTCCTGATGAGTTCGCCGATCCTGCGCGGCGGCAACCTCATCGTCACCGAGCGCGGCATCCGCGAGGGCGTCGGCCACGCGCTGCGGCCGCTGTGGAACGCCTGGACCTTCCTGCAGCTCTACGCGACCGAGCCGGGGACATGGCGGACGGATTCGCCGCACGTGCTGGACCGCTACATCCTGGCGAAGCTGGCGCAGACCAGAGATGTCATCACCGAGGCGATGGAGGTCTACGACATCGCGGGCGCCTGCGAGGAGTTGCGCGCGTTCGCCGATGCGTTGACCAACTGGTACGTGCGCCGGTCGCGGTCGCGGTTCTGGAGCGAGGACCGTGCCGCGGTGGACACCCTGCACACGGTGCTCGAGGTGGTCACAAGACTGGCGGCGCCGTTGCTGCCGCTGATCACCGAGGTGATCTGGCGCGGGCTGACCGGTGGCGATTCGGTGCACGTGGCCGACTGGCCGAAGGAAGGCGAGCTGCCGGACGATCCGGAGCTGGTCGCCGCCATGGACGAGGTGCGCGTGGTGTGTTCGACGGTGCTGAGCCTTCGCAAGGCGCAGAATCTGCGGGTGCGGCTGCCACTGGCCGAGGTCACCATCGCGGCGGCCGACGCCGAGCGGCTGGCGCCGTTCACCGACATCATCGCCGACGAGGTCAACGTCAAGAAGGTGGACCTGACCACCGACGTGGACGTGCACGGCCGTTTCGAGCTGGTGGTCAACGCCCGCGCCGCGGGTCCACGTCTGGGCAAGGACGTGCAGACGGTGATCAAGGCGGTCAAGGCAGGGGAGTGGGCCGAGGACGCCGACGGCCTGGTCCAGGCCGCCGGAATCGCTCTGCTGCCCGAGGAATACACCCAGCGCCTGGTCGCCGCCGAGCCGGAGTCGACCGCCGCGCTGCCCGGCAACGCGGGCCTGGTGGTGCTGAATTCCGTGGTCACCGAGGAACTGGAGGCCGAGGGCTGGGCGCGCGACCTGATCCGCGATCTCCAGGAGACCAGGAAGTCCTCCGGTCTGGACGTGTCCGACCGCATCACCGTGGTCTTGGAGGTTCCCGCCGACCGGGCCGCGTGGGCCGAGAGCCATCGCGACCTGATCGCGGGCGAGATCCTCGCCACCACACTGACCTTCGGCGACGCGGGCCCGGAGGCCGCCGATCTCGTGGGTGGTGTGCGGGCGAAGGTCACCAAGGCCTGA